In a genomic window of Dehalococcoidia bacterium:
- a CDS encoding inositol monophosphatase, which translates to MDNSNNKKINKILHESLEEALDLIRNSIDKNYDISDKNNIKGDNPVTDIDLATQNLILNKIKKNFPNHGILGEEGDTKQNIESDYLWIIDPIDGTKNFINQIPLYCVSIAIFYKGDPIISGVGIPWNENCIITAHKDKGIKSNFHRKRSDSKKSKPAAGLLSFAPSHFTIGNIVKKNFFSNSGELRNLGSTAAELALVANGNAQFAISGYAFTWDFAASWLLINESRKKIYFGDMNENKWVEINPWKSYYQNGIYDLKGLKDWRGKFLGCDKNISEFLIKNLSPNGRKNKNILRKIRRFFYING; encoded by the coding sequence ATGGATAACTCAAATAATAAAAAAATAAATAAAATTCTTCACGAATCCTTAGAAGAAGCACTTGATTTAATTAGAAATTCTATTGATAAGAATTATGACATTTCGGATAAAAATAATATCAAAGGAGATAATCCTGTTACAGATATTGATTTGGCGACTCAAAATCTAATTTTAAACAAAATAAAAAAAAATTTCCCTAATCATGGAATATTAGGTGAAGAAGGTGACACAAAACAAAATATTGAATCAGATTATCTTTGGATAATTGACCCTATAGATGGAACGAAAAACTTTATAAATCAAATACCTTTATATTGTGTTTCAATAGCTATATTTTATAAAGGAGATCCAATTATAAGCGGAGTTGGTATCCCTTGGAATGAAAATTGCATCATAACAGCACATAAAGATAAAGGCATAAAATCAAATTTCCATAGAAAAAGATCAGACTCAAAAAAATCAAAGCCAGCTGCAGGGCTATTATCTTTTGCACCATCGCATTTTACAATTGGAAATATTGTAAAAAAGAATTTCTTTTCAAACTCTGGAGAATTAAGAAATCTTGGATCAACTGCTGCAGAATTAGCATTAGTAGCAAATGGCAACGCTCAATTTGCTATTTCTGGATATGCTTTTACGTGGGATTTTGCTGCTTCATGGTTATTAATCAACGAGTCTAGGAAAAAGATTTATTTTGGAGATATGAATGAAAATAAATGGGTAGAAATTAATCCTTGGAAATCTTATTATCAAAATGGTATTTATGATCTGAAAGGACTGAAAGACTGGAGAGGCAAATTCTTGGGTTGTGATAAAAATATTTCAGAATTTTTAATTAAGAATTTATCACCTAACGGAAGAAAAAATAAAAATATTCTTAGAAAAATTAGACGATTTTTTTATATTAACGGATAA
- a CDS encoding DUF3090 family protein, translating to MKDREKYLNLGECFKIIPNSYGKPGNRTFIIEIFCNNHYIKLWLEKQQLALMFQDVKKFEEFNKNKFIENINLSKSKTQLEYKLIDFAIEYQSDEDYIDFYFIAVDNDDKTLAATFMYKNIQAQKTSQEALSIVSKGRPTCGLCFNPINLEGHFCIKLNGHIENVKIV from the coding sequence TTGAAAGATAGAGAAAAATATCTCAACCTAGGAGAATGCTTTAAGATTATTCCTAACTCATATGGTAAACCAGGTAATAGAACTTTTATTATTGAGATATTTTGTAATAATCATTACATCAAGTTATGGCTTGAAAAACAACAACTAGCATTAATGTTTCAAGACGTTAAGAAATTTGAAGAATTTAATAAAAATAAATTTATAGAAAATATAAATTTATCAAAATCTAAAACTCAACTTGAGTATAAATTAATTGATTTTGCCATAGAATACCAATCTGATGAAGATTATATAGATTTTTATTTTATTGCAGTTGATAATGATGATAAAACACTAGCTGCAACTTTTATGTATAAAAATATTCAGGCTCAAAAAACCTCTCAAGAAGCTTTGTCAATAGTTTCTAAGGGTAGACCAACTTGTGGATTATGTTTTAATCCAATAAACCTAGAAGGTCATTTTTGTATAAAGTTGAATGGCCATATTGAGAATGTAAAAATTGTCTAG
- a CDS encoding fumarylacetoacetate hydrolase family protein has product MNTISKIIINCIENNKKIIIPEYLKNNLSISDGYFLQKEINDFFSTKNEFKAWKIGCTTPVMQKYLGISNPCLGKVMSKNLHKGNTNINFESFSRPGVECEIAVILSEDYLHDKAFMNLEDVISKVVPAIEIVDDRWENYKEENTPLLISDNFFSSSIVFGRGTDKIDIKNLKNLKGFMEVNNQLIGKGIGKDILEDPLNALKWFLDFEFDKNNLPKAGDIISLGSIVETYWVSKNDKVSMNIDELGSVEVSFI; this is encoded by the coding sequence ATGAATACTATTTCAAAAATTATCATTAATTGTATAGAAAATAATAAAAAAATTATTATTCCAGAATATTTAAAAAATAATTTATCAATATCAGATGGATATTTTTTACAAAAAGAAATAAATGATTTCTTTTCTACAAAAAATGAATTTAAAGCTTGGAAAATTGGATGCACAACCCCTGTAATGCAAAAATACTTAGGAATTTCTAATCCATGCTTAGGAAAAGTTATGAGTAAAAATTTACATAAAGGAAATACAAATATAAATTTTGAATCTTTTTCTAGACCAGGAGTAGAATGCGAAATAGCGGTAATTTTGAGTGAAGATTATTTACATGATAAGGCGTTTATGAATTTAGAGGATGTTATTTCAAAAGTAGTACCAGCAATTGAAATAGTTGATGACAGATGGGAAAACTATAAAGAAGAAAATACCCCTCTACTAATTTCTGATAATTTTTTTTCTTCTTCTATAGTTTTTGGTAGAGGGACTGACAAAATTGACATTAAGAACCTAAAAAATTTAAAAGGTTTTATGGAAGTTAATAATCAACTAATTGGTAAAGGAATTGGAAAAGACATATTAGAAGATCCCTTAAATGCTCTGAAGTGGTTTCTAGATTTTGAATTTGATAAAAACAATCTCCCAAAAGCTGGAGATATTATTTCTTTAGGATCAATAGTTGAAACATATTGGGTATCAAAAAATGATAAAGTATCAATGAATATAGATGAATTGGGGAGTGTAGAAGTAAGTTTTATCTGA
- a CDS encoding mandelate racemase/muconate lactonizing enzyme family protein, which produces MKIINIKTYITNPGKNEIKNSAFGKNLIFIKLETDNGIIGWGECYSQTDRDIQITSHVQKLEPYIIGYDPINIRNFILGTYRDFSNKRPSMDLWCAISGIEIAMWDILGKYYDQPVYNLLGGKLRDRIKVYANGWAKKLDHESLSKNSIEMVKDRGFKALKFDPFSGPWEEWPEDEIIEEAVERIKVVRESVGIKVDLLIEIHRRLSISKAQIFAKKIEKFDPFWIEEPCISENLDAIKEVKNSTSIPVVTGEALYSRNMFREVMTSGCADIINPDICNTGGILELSMIASMAETFSIGVSPHGWNSTGVGAAAALSVSSTIPNFIIYEYMVHVEEYSKKITKNHPIVEDSFIKLSNKPGLSTEIIEQNLTYFENDKINKRNFGNLS; this is translated from the coding sequence ATGAAAATAATAAACATCAAGACATATATAACAAATCCAGGAAAGAATGAAATTAAGAATAGTGCTTTTGGTAAAAATCTTATTTTTATAAAATTAGAGACTGATAATGGAATTATAGGCTGGGGAGAATGTTATTCACAAACTGATAGAGATATACAGATAACATCTCATGTTCAAAAATTAGAACCATATATTATAGGATATGACCCAATAAATATAAGAAATTTTATCTTAGGAACATATAGGGATTTTTCTAACAAGAGACCATCTATGGACTTATGGTGTGCTATAAGTGGTATAGAAATTGCAATGTGGGACATACTAGGGAAGTATTATGATCAACCTGTTTATAATTTATTAGGAGGAAAATTAAGGGACAGAATAAAGGTTTATGCAAATGGTTGGGCAAAAAAACTAGATCATGAATCTTTATCTAAAAACTCAATTGAAATGGTAAAAGATAGAGGATTTAAGGCATTAAAATTTGATCCTTTTTCAGGTCCTTGGGAAGAATGGCCAGAAGATGAAATTATTGAAGAAGCTGTAGAAAGAATTAAAGTAGTAAGAGAATCAGTAGGAATAAAAGTTGATCTTTTGATTGAAATTCATAGAAGATTATCAATATCAAAGGCTCAAATATTTGCAAAAAAAATTGAGAAATTTGATCCATTTTGGATTGAAGAACCATGTATTTCAGAGAATCTAGATGCTATCAAAGAAGTAAAAAACTCGACTTCTATACCAGTTGTAACAGGTGAAGCATTATATTCAAGAAATATGTTCAGAGAGGTAATGACATCAGGATGTGCTGATATTATAAATCCTGATATTTGTAATACGGGTGGAATCTTAGAACTTAGCATGATAGCCTCTATGGCTGAAACTTTTTCTATAGGTGTCTCACCTCATGGTTGGAATTCTACAGGAGTGGGTGCTGCAGCTGCATTATCAGTCTCTTCAACTATTCCAAATTTTATTATTTATGAATATATGGTTCATGTTGAGGAATACTCTAAAAAAATCACTAAAAATCATCCTATTGTTGAAGATAGCTTTATTAAATTATCCAATAAACCAGGTTTATCTACTGAAATAATTGAACAAAATCTAACATATTTTGAAAATGACAAAATAAATAAAAGGAACTTTGGGAACCTAAGCTAA
- a CDS encoding M67 family metallopeptidase, with protein sequence MKIIIPRSIISKLFEHSLSEDPNECCGMLLGNENKVTEIFKCKNIHDTPLTRYTINPLEILEAENYCDERKLEIVAIYHSHTHSQAYPSITDINNAVQSMWTDPYYILISLTEKTRPIIRAYKIGSDEVEEVIIDHDGQSYISPS encoded by the coding sequence ATGAAAATAATAATACCTAGATCAATTATTTCAAAGTTATTTGAGCATTCCTTATCAGAAGATCCTAATGAATGTTGTGGGATGCTTTTAGGAAATGAAAATAAAGTTACAGAAATTTTTAAGTGCAAAAATATTCACGATACACCCTTAACTAGGTATACAATCAATCCTTTGGAAATTTTAGAAGCAGAAAATTATTGTGATGAAAGAAAATTAGAAATCGTAGCAATATATCATTCTCATACTCACTCTCAAGCTTATCCATCCATAACTGATATTAATAATGCTGTTCAGTCAATGTGGACTGATCCATATTATATTTTGATTTCTTTGACTGAAAAAACTAGACCAATAATTAGAGCCTACAAAATAGGTTCTGATGAAGTAGAAGAAGTAATAATAGATCATGATGGACAGTCTTATATAAGTCCTAGCTAG
- the cimA gene encoding citramalate synthase has protein sequence MKTKNKIEIYDTTLRDGTQQSGINLSLEEKILITQKLDELGVDFIEGGFAGSNPKDEEYFKRIKKLNLKNSKIVSFGQTRKANNDVNNDIFINALISSETKYVNIVGKASAYQTEKILKTTLEENINMISDSINYLRSKDREVFFDAEHFFDGYKDNPEYSIQCLKAAYQAGATRIILCDTNGGTLPSEIYEITKKIVSEFNEDKIIGIHTHNDTDTAVASSISAVEAGAYQVQGCINGYGERTGNANLVSVIANLSIKMGKETLSNPKNLKQLTSISHYVSEVANKRPFPFQPFVGKNAFTHKGGMHAAAYLIDPNSFQHIEPDSVGNDSSISISELSGKKSILTRINNLGLDHILDSNDAGKITQLIKEKEAKGYAYELADSSLDLLIFRSLPNYEQKFELIDFMVIVENKRRSSLGAGWRSDGSEHPILSEATIKIKTNDEIFHTAAEGNGPVGALDNAIRKALIGTFPEINKIRLTDYAVRVVEEGTGTGAVVRVIIESSDEKEVWTTVGASSNIIEATWIALSDSIEWFLINNSS, from the coding sequence ATGAAAACTAAAAATAAAATAGAAATTTATGACACAACACTAAGAGATGGAACTCAACAAAGTGGTATAAATCTTTCTTTGGAAGAAAAGATCCTAATTACTCAAAAATTAGATGAATTAGGTGTAGATTTCATAGAAGGTGGCTTCGCTGGTTCTAATCCAAAAGATGAAGAATATTTTAAAAGAATAAAAAAACTAAACCTAAAAAACTCCAAAATAGTATCTTTTGGGCAAACAAGAAAAGCAAATAATGATGTCAATAATGATATCTTTATCAATGCTTTAATTTCATCTGAGACTAAATATGTAAATATTGTGGGTAAAGCGAGTGCTTATCAAACAGAAAAAATTCTTAAGACGACTTTGGAAGAAAATATCAATATGATCTCAGATTCTATAAATTATTTAAGATCTAAGGATAGAGAAGTTTTCTTCGATGCAGAACATTTTTTTGATGGATACAAGGATAATCCAGAATATTCTATACAATGCTTAAAAGCTGCATATCAAGCAGGTGCAACTAGAATAATATTATGTGACACAAATGGAGGAACTCTACCAAGTGAAATCTATGAAATAACGAAAAAAATAGTCAGCGAATTTAATGAAGATAAAATAATAGGTATCCATACACATAATGATACTGATACTGCGGTAGCATCTTCTATAAGTGCTGTGGAAGCAGGGGCATATCAAGTTCAAGGATGTATAAATGGATATGGTGAAAGAACAGGTAATGCCAACCTTGTAAGTGTAATTGCTAACTTAAGTATAAAGATGGGAAAAGAAACTTTAAGTAACCCCAAAAACTTAAAACAGCTTACTTCTATTTCTCATTACGTATCTGAAGTAGCAAACAAAAGACCTTTTCCTTTCCAACCATTTGTTGGTAAAAATGCTTTTACTCATAAAGGAGGAATGCATGCAGCAGCATACTTAATTGACCCAAATTCATTTCAACATATAGAACCTGATTCAGTAGGTAACGATTCTTCAATAAGTATTTCAGAATTGTCTGGCAAAAAAAGCATACTTACAAGAATAAATAACTTGGGTCTTGATCATATCTTAGATAGTAATGATGCTGGAAAAATTACGCAGCTAATAAAAGAAAAAGAGGCTAAGGGATATGCTTATGAATTGGCAGATTCTTCTCTAGATTTATTGATATTTAGGTCTCTACCTAATTATGAGCAAAAATTTGAATTGATAGATTTCATGGTAATAGTAGAAAACAAAAGAAGATCATCATTGGGTGCAGGTTGGAGAAGTGATGGATCTGAGCATCCTATTTTATCCGAGGCGACAATAAAAATTAAGACTAATGATGAAATTTTTCATACTGCAGCTGAAGGTAATGGACCAGTTGGTGCACTAGATAATGCAATAAGAAAAGCTCTTATTGGAACTTTCCCTGAAATAAATAAAATAAGACTAACTGACTATGCAGTTAGAGTTGTTGAAGAAGGTACAGGAACCGGAGCAGTTGTCAGGGTCATCATAGAATCTTCAGACGAAAAAGAAGTTTGGACAACAGTTGGAGCTTCTTCGAATATTATTGAAGCTACATGGATTGCACTTTCAGATTCTATTGAATGGTTTCTAATTAATAATTCTAGCTAG